A stretch of the Nematostella vectensis chromosome 1, jaNemVect1.1, whole genome shotgun sequence genome encodes the following:
- the LOC5520454 gene encoding uncharacterized protein LOC5520454 codes for MMFAISATSTIPASTFSLMSTAAQNIINLYGIRTIKYSAFTFGNITQNVVNFEENLTKTKIIERLKSSSPIPGGPNLQEALVYANKRFVNYSRPNARRVLVVFMDKGSGVPEASLSSDINNLRDNEVLTVGVGVGREDSIPDVEWLALNRFYVMRRSPIEDPMHLGRDIMTRVLKVFDVTFVISASTNKNFDLIKSTLQSIFAKYGIKTIHYSILRYGSTTADQLYSFTSSSSFNKNGLNTKVSEIAFGDGSTSAIEQALALSKASFTDLLVRISADHIVVVITDKDSGADVTKIKTAADSLENEGIRIIPVGIGNNVKGKEASILTSNNKDVIKMADSTSETKLQEEIMKNIYRLYMPDIDLIFIMNAASADSENTYTYMQNIVKSIIQRYNYGRIHYTFIIHGDTPIFKYSFGEQFPSKDAVLKAVSKLPRTTKGSSLDKALLLARDLFIKEDVRRNSWKIIVPIMDIRTGLSSEKLRNVSSMLHEIGVRVVPVGVGEQASPRELDDITAYEDHVVLIPKDTSYVETGEEAMNRVLQIADVDVVYALSTSSNSTFKTMTDSIKKVGDKFGTDRFHYSIVVYGNSIKNVCSFDTIIPYEEALEEEVNKAIKQSISGNSNLEEALTNAKKILNTPNTRKGSRKAVVIITDNTSGKTPTVLKDTAKPLHEQGIIVVSSGIGDVPKYDELRSMTLRKEDVVKVKPEDTSGYLGDRIVARILKDGIPEIDLVFAISPSIDRKNLSAIMKDILKSIIQRYGDDKITYSVITYGSDSSSEIALSDQFPNLESLINAVDSVGAKPSYDAPNLEKAMDEAKLLFEEAPIRPNARKVFVPILDRNTENPEQVLKAATKSLQDLGATIVPVGIGDDVSKEELDRVTIFKDNVIKPASDVPFYDTGEEIISKIIGVPEVFVTFAVTPNKNSTDKVYKLMKDTISSLTKKYGKKIRPSVVTFDEPPKVLFDFEDTLPTEEALKRKLDRLPKREGLLDFTNTLKKVEDIFNSTELKPTSKKALVVLTDQKFAKSGPSILESMRPLDEKAIRPIVVRLGDDINEEELLGITRTKRKIIKPSDTDGGMQLGDEIIKAILNDGLPELDITFAISATTQNATKTIEQAKLIIQSVEKYYGTDKVHYSVVIFGDNATTPIQFNDGPLNEGELLKALENLKNSSGQPNFKRAIDEVKNNLNTSSGVRPDAVKVVVPIFDAPLFPEEPLLDTAQKLKEESLIVVPVPVQPLADNSQAELLTPDKDNVRPTVFGDDPMLIGEGIIDIALKESCSKSPCLNGGTCVKNGATYSCLCFMGYSGKNCEIGCGHMELGVMVYRNDGNKHRRVSDEDITASSSLDKYPPHRGRLYMDPIGSYGSGWCASPIDATPYLQIHFGLPMMITTITTRGILDGPNGTAFVKSYYISYTNDTEARWYNYTEPGQAQPYVFKSAFTAVPNNVSSMVLAKFLRIYPLKGETSFCMQAAVHGCDPLAKVPAVDQRPEKWDVDVTKDGESYVWIIPLALIPILMFTTAIPMLLRFGPGGSWSSSSTSSFLKNLKFPPTYNQKSEIQTVLLEFGDEDGAGEGGGGGGESLAMTVTGLEAGGYSAGGGGGGAGGAAYAEMTTTTYTESYAAYSTVSGTGASGSGAAAAAGSASAGGAGGAGGASAYMMSASGGGAAGSSGSIGAGAAGGAGAVAAVAVSGGGGGGGYAKFESNSHSISQQQQFEAEMGEIDIMFDMEGYSSVSMNGGSGAAAATSNTYESISTLQQLGMSASGSSGVGNAGVAAASADSSAVASGNTHQNMNSFGQSRMATSSGNGSYGVGNAWMPASSGESSALIQEEGTAEASTENLSAGSGMNRAQGMASSYLADAGKPGMDTVNAAGEDHQYDYVYSPDDQGMTSLPPESDAEHFADNLFNKHNKIFSFDRQYLPSSKA; via the exons ATGATGTTTGCTATTTCTGCTACATCAACCATACCAGCATCCACGTTCAGTCTGATGTCCACAGCTGCTCAAAACATCATCAACCTATATGGCATCAGGACAATCAAATATTCTGCCTTCACATTTGGTAACATCACACAAAACGTAGTCAATTTTGAAGAAAACCTCACAAAAACCAAAATCATCGAAAGGTTGAAATCTTCGAGCCCTATCCCGGGCGGACCAAACTTACAAGAAGCTCTAGTTTACGCCAATAAACGGTTTGTTAACTACAGTCGGCCAAATGCGAGACGAGTGCTGGTAGTCTTCATGGACAAAGGTTCAGGGGTACCTGAAGCATCCTTGTCTTCTGATATTAACAACCTACGGGATAATGAGGTGCTTACAGTAGGGGTAGGAGTAGGCCGCGAGGACAGTATTCCTGATGTTGAATGGTTGGCGCTAAACCGCTTCTACGTCATGAGGAGAAGTCCAATTGAGGACCCAATGCATCTGGGAAGAGATATCATGACAAGAGTGCTCAAGG TGTTTGACGTGACCTTCGTCATCAGTGCCAGTACTAACAAGAACTTCGATTTGATAAAAAGCACTCTACAATCTATTTTCGCCAAATATGGAATAAAGACCATCCACTACAGCATCTTGAGGTATGGAAGCACAACCGCTGACCAGCTTTATAGCTTCACATCGTCTTCTTCCTTCAACAAAAATGGCTTGAATACGAAAGTAAGTGAAATTGCATTTGGTGATGGATCTACCAGTGCTATCGAACAAGCTTTGGCTTTATCAAAAGCAAGTTTCACTGATTTGTTGGTAAGAATCAGCGCTGATCATATTGTAGTCGTTATCACGGATAAAGATTCTGGTGCAGATGTGACGAAGATCAAGACCGCAGCGGACTCTCTTGAGAATGAAGGGATTCGGATCATTCCCGTTGGTATTGGTAACAACGTCAAAGGAAAAGAAGCGTCTATTTTAACGTCAAACAACAAAGATGTTATCAAAATGGCTGATAGTACAAGCGAGACGAAACTTCAAGAGGAAATCATGAAAAATATCTATAGAC TGTACATGCCAGACATTGATCTGATTTTCATCATGAACGCAGCATCCGCTGATTCCGAAAACACTTACACTTACATGCAGAATATCGTCAAGTCTATCATTCAGCGTTATAACTATGGCCGAATTCACTACACCTTTATCATACACGGTGATACGCCTATCTTTAAGTACAGCTTTGGTGAGCAATTTCCCAGCAAGGACGCAGTTCTGAAGGCAGTTTCAAAGCTTCCGCGTACCACTAAGGGGTCATCACTGGATAAAGCTCTACTGTTGGCAAGAGACCTATTCATCAAGGAGGACGTGCGCAGGAATTCTTGGAAGATCATTGTACCTATCATGGATATCCGGACGGGATTATCAAGCGAAAAACTTCGTAACGTATCGTCTATGTTGCATGAAATCGGTGTACGCGTGGTACCAGTCGGAGTTGGAGAGCAAGCGAGCCCCCGGGAACTTGATGATATCACTGCCTATGAAGACCATGTCGTCTTGATCCCAAAAGACACAAGCTATGTCGAGACAGGAGAGGAGGCAATGAATCGAGTTTTACAAA TTGCTGATGTGGATGTGGTGTATGCGCTCAGCACCTCCTCAAACAGCACCTTCAAGACGATGACTGATTCTATCAAAAAGGTCGGCGATAAGTTTGGGACTGATCGATTCCACTACAGTATTGTCGTTTACGGAAATAGCATTAAAAACGTCTGCAGCTTTGATACGATTATTCCATATGAAGAGGCACTTGAGGAAGAAGTAAACAAAGCTATCAAGCAATCAATATCTGGGAATTCGAACCTTGAAGAAGCACTTACTaatgctaaaaaaatacttaacaCCCCCAACACAAGAAAAGGTTCTAGAAAAGCCGTGGTCATTATTACGGACAATACGTCTGGAAAGACTCCAACTGTTCTTAAAGACACAGCAAAGCCTCTACACGAGCAAGGTATCATTGTTGTTTCTTCTGGTATTGGAGATGTCCCAAAATACGACGAGCTCAGATCAATGACACTCAGGAAGGAAGACGTGGTTAAGGTTAAACCTGAAGATACAAGTGGATACCTTGGTGACAGAATCGTGGCCAGAATTCTTAAAG ATGGTATTCCTGAGATTGATTTGGTCTTCGCGATTAGTCCATCAATAGATAGGAAAAACTTATCAGCCATAATGAAAGACATTCTCAAGTCAATTATCCAGCGTTATGGAGACGATAAGATCACTTACAGCGTTATAACTTACGGGAGTGACTCCTCCAGTGAGATTGCTTTATCGGATCAGTTCCCGAATCTAGAATCTCTCATCAACGCAGTAGATTCCGTCGGAGCTAAACCGAGCTACGATGCACCAAATCTGGAGAAAGCGATGGATGAGGCAAAACTATTGTTCGAAGAGGCACCAATTCGGCCTAATGCGCGAAAGGTGTTTGTTCCAATTCTGGACAGAAATACAGAAAACCCCGAGCAGGTACTAAAGGCAGCGACTAAATCATTGCAGGATTTAGGTGCAACAATCGTCCCAGTAGGTATTGGTGATGATGTAAGCAAAGAGGAGCTGGACCGGGTCACGATCTTCAAAGATAACGTTATCAAGCCTGCGTCTGATGTGCCATTTTACGACACTGGCGAGGAAATAATTTCCAAAATCATTGGAG TTCCTGAAGTCTTTGTTACATTTGCTGTGACGCCTAACAAAAACAGCACTGACAAGGTCTATAAATTGATGAAGGACACTATCAGCTCCCTCACCAAGAAATACGGAAAGAAAATCCGACCAAGTGTCGTCACTTTTGACGAACCACCTAAAGTGCTCTTCGATTTTGAGGATACCCTTCCGACTGAGGAAGCTCTGAAAAGGAAACTGGACAGACTTCCCAAAAGGGAGGGTCTGCTTGACTTCACAAATACACTTAAAAAGGTAGAGGACATATTCAACAGTACGGAATTGAAACCCACATCCAAGAAGGCTTTGGTGGTTCTTACAGACCAGAAGTTTGCTAAAAGTGGTCCATCTATACTGGAATCGATGAGGCCTTTAGACGAGAAGGCCATTCGACCAATCGTTGTTCGATTGGGTGATGATATTAACGAGGAAGAACTGCTTGGGATAACACGAACAAAGCGCAAAATCATCAAACCTTCAGATACTGACGGAGGAATGCAACTTGGAGATGAGATCATAAAAGCTATTTTAAATG ATGGTCTACCGGAGCTTGACATCACCTTCGCAATCAGTGCAACGACACAAAATGCAACAAAGACAATAGAACAAGCCAAGCTAATCATCCAATCTGTCGAGAAGTACTATGGCACCGACAAAGTACACTACAGTGTCGTCATATTTGGCGATAACGCAACAACACCAATTCAATTTAACGACGGCCCTCTCAATGAAGGAGAACTTCTAAAGGCATtggaaaatctgaaaaacTCTTCAGGACAGCCTAACTTCAAAAGGGCAATCGATGAAGTGAAAAACAACCTTAATACTAGTAGCGGTGTTCGTCCTGATGCAGTCAAAGTGGTTGTTCCCATCTTCGACGCACCTTTGTTTCCTGAAGAGCCTCTTCTAGACACAGCTCAGAAGCTTAAAGAAGAGAGTCTCATTGTAGTACCAGTCCCAGTTCAACCTCTGGCAGATAATTCTCAAGCAGAGCTTCTAACGCCGGATAAGGACAATGTTAGACCCACAGTATTCGGAGACGACCCGATGCTTATTGGCGAAGGGATCATTGACATAGCCTTAAAAG aaTCCTGCTCGAAAAGCCCTTGTCTGAACGGAGGGACCTGCGTTAAGAACGGCGCCACCTATTCATGCTTATGCTTCATGGGATATAGCGGAAAGAACTGCGAAATTG GGTGCGGTCACATGGAGCTTGGCGTGATGGTATACAGGAATGATGGTAACAAGCATCGTCGAGTCTCCGACGAAGACATAACAGCCTCGTCATCCCTAGATAAATACCCGCCGCATAGAGGTCGCTTGTATATGGATCCCATTGGGTCATATGGCAGTGGTTGGTGTGCTTCCCCTATTGACGCTACTCCTTACCTTCAAATACACTTCG GTCTCCcgatgatgataacaacgaTTACTACAAGGGGTATCCTTGACGGTCCAAATGGTACTGCTTTTGTAAAGTCGTATTACATCAGCTACACGAATGACACAGAAGCAAGGTGGTACAACTATACCGAGCCAGGTCAAGCACAACCATATGTG TTTAAGAGTGCTTTCACTGCAGTCCCTAATAATGTGTCTTCCATGGTACTTGCCAAGTTCCTCCGGATATATCCTCTTAAAGGGGAAACGAGCTTCTGTATGCAGGctgctgtccatggttgcgaTCCAC ttgctAAAGTACCTGCGGTAGACCAGAGACCAGAGAAATGGGATGTAGACGTAACCAAGGACGGCGAGTCATATGTTTGGA TCATTCCACTAGCCCTGATTCCAATTCTGATGTTTACCACGGCAATACCGATGCTCCTGCGTTTCGGACCCGGGGGAAG CTGGAGCTCTTCAAGTACCTCGAGTTTCCTGAAGAACTTAAAATTCCCACCGACATATAATCAGAAATCTGAAATCCAAACGGTACTTCTGGAGTTTGGCGACGAGGATGGAGCCggagaaggaggagggggaggaggagaaaGTCTTGCTATGACGGTCACAGGGCT GGAGGCGGGTGGCTATAGCgctggtggcggtggtggtggtgcagGTGGTGCTGCGTATGCTGAGATGACGACCACTACCTACACCGAGTCCTACGCGGCATACTCCACAGTTAGTGGCACAGGAGCCTCGGGATCAGGAGCTGCAGCAG CGGCCGGATCTGCGTCCGCAGGCGGCGCTGGCGGAGCAGGAGGGGCTAGCGCCTACATGATGTCCGCTTCAGGAGGGGGGGCTGCTGGTAGTTCTGGAAGTATTGGGGCAGGAGCGGCAGGAGGCGCTGGAGCTGTGGCTGCAGTAGCGGTATCAGGGGGAGGCGGTGGAGGTGGTTACGCAAAGTTTGAGAGCAACTCCCATTCTATAAGCCAGCAACAACAATTTGAAGCGGAGATGGGCGAGATTGATATTAT GTTTGACATGGAGGGGTACAGCTCTGTATCGATGAACGGAGGATCAGGAGCAGCCGCTGCCACCAGCAACACCTACGAAAGCATCTCCACCCTTCAACAATTAGGAATGTCTGCAAGTGGCTCGTCTGGTGTCGGCAATGCTGGGGTGGCCGCTGCATCAGCAGATTCCAGTGCCGTGGCATCTGGCAACACCCACCAAAATATGAACTCTTTCGGACAATCTAGAATGGCAACAAGTAGTGGAAATGGATCGTACGGTGTAGGCAATGCTTGGATGCCCGCAAGTTCAGGAGAGTCAAGCGCATTGATACAAGAGGAGGGAACAGCTGAAGCCTCTACGGAGAATTTATCTGCTGGGTCAGGCATGAACAGAGCCCAAGGAATGGCTTCGAGTTATTTGGCTGACGCAGGAAAACCAGGAATGGATACAGTGAATGCCGCTGGGGAAGACCACCAGTATGATTATGTGTACAGTCCTGATGACCAGGGAATGACGAGCCTTCCCCCAGAATCTGATGCGGAACATTTCGCGGATAATCTTTTCAACAAACACAATAAA
- the LOC116612482 gene encoding uncharacterized protein LOC116612482: MSTRLDWQSADPPWLLTGATVSTHDIVPTQSARYIKIDPIEPAPTLANNGSEFALRVEFYGCTPVVPAIDIIFAISATSASADQIFTTMKNTCKEIVTLYGIRTIRHATIVFGNSVVTVFNLTRNFTTKAEVHTAIDGAVRENGTPDLVKALQQSKTVFENSPREGARRILIVMMDRSSSASEVKCKAEAVLLRRAGAMVVGVGVGRMMPVPDLGWITLNSYYVMLRPPTANVKHMCIGIMTRALKEFDVTFAIGATVFESFEAMRMSIGAIVDKYGVDTVHYSIVVYGPGVNNSVIRYSYTEFLQYNATTFKKLVDNTSELGGSGDLPVDDALRKCKITFDDAKVRSGAEKDVVIMMDKDTNIDAMTIRNIADSMVTSGLRIIPVGIGPGVTRRQLLTIATNWYDVIYEAVPRNATPEKLQERTMDKVYRLYVQEIDLCFMLNAASIQADTLYTYMYNTMRSIIHQYSFGRLRYSFILYGYVPATYYSFDTIFPNKEILLRAVSMIKKATGGSGMDQAFEHARTIYANASLARSESWKILVTMMDKRSGLSEAKLKSLSAPLQDLGVLIIPVALGRYIDALECYYISAFRDNVMLPVINQSFVATGEMIMNRVVHFPQIDIVFVLSASSMRSSTTFSLMQNCILKIGSKFGVYTFHYSVILYGSSSVKTFDFNTAFPYREALIEESNNLVKENGSSAITEALSFARTVLNDASARPNVRRGVTVIFDKATGKTVQQLQSAARPLHDEGVIVVASGVGPEVTKEEARAMTSRRNDATHVNDTYQPGPLGDHIVRRILKDGTEEMDIVFAMTLSSTSPHTMLMKTIIQMLIRRYGIYRIHYGAIVFGQTASTAFDFDSAYSDDKSFLDAVNGLAKVDDSAANVTLAMEEAYKIFTTSTTRKESRKVLVIMIDRLTVDDQEKLKLARKRLGDLGVTIITVALGSTVDSSKIYDYCPYRGNTIYSKDGGISWDLAEKIIEKITRIPELDLTFTLSADSATPEQIYVLMKEIIKSFTTKFGTSKFRVGVVNAGSSPTRVFDFSDSLPDKESFKNEIEKISRIPGSPDIPKALEEVYKVFNESSSRPTAKKYNVIIVDRPLNVAEPDIRTALKPFDEKNIITIAVGIQKANKTELVAYTESKRAVIQANATDSPMDTMDEVMKVILNDDLKPSYVTFAVSAAGINATKTLNFIKDVIKKTISRHGGTDNMNINVIVFGDKASEVISFDSDLSEEELLKAVDSIPLPTGEPSIKAALDEVRKRFNESGAPADAKKLCVLMWDNTTSDSEADLKLVSDGLREDNITLLSMPLSPEAALDTPKFTEPLLTKPPSDVPMAVEIILHDGGISLLASPCEPNPCQHGGVCTESGCMCPSSYYGTYCENRKGDEIGCGSLLDGYLLSISNSAFSASSGTPTNPVLSGSAWTPTVADKNQYLTIDLGVEVKLSGIAFGGKPGINESQPLVRVSYSTDGSNYAFVKDDGKSFPKVRSYII; the protein is encoded by the exons ATGTCTACGAGACTA gACTGGCAAAGTGCTGATCCCCCGTGGTTGTTAACTGGCGCAACTGTCAGTACCCATGACATCGTGCCGACGCAGAGTGCTCGCTATATCAAGATCGATCCTATTGAACCTGCACCCACATTGGCAAACAACGGCTCTGAGTTCGCTCTTCGAGTGGAGTTCTACGGATGTACACCAG TTGTTCCCGCCATTGATATCATATTCGCCATCAGTGCGACATCAGCCTCAGCAGATCAAATCTTCACCACAATGAAAAACACATGCAAAGAAATCGTTACCTTATATGGAATACGTACAATACGACACGCGACCATCGTGTTCGGAAACAGCGTCGTGACAGTCTTCAACTTGACGAGAAACTTCACGACAAAAGCTGAAGTACACACGGCTATTGATGGTGCAGTCAGAGAGAATGGGACCCCTGATTTAGTAAAAGCCCTGCAGCAGTCAAAGACTGTATTTGAGAACTCTCCTCGTGAAGGAGCGAGGCGAATCCTAATCGTGATGATGGATAGGTCATCTAGTGCAAGCGAAGTAAAATGCAAGGCCGAGGCAGTGCTATTGAGACGTGCTGGGGCGATGGTTGTCGGTGTAGGAGTCGGACGAATGATGCCTGTTCCAGACTTGGGCTGGATCACTCTTAACAGCTATTACGTAATGTTGAGGCCGCCTACGGCTAACGTCAAGCACATGTGTATTGGAATCATGACAAGAGCTCTAAAAG AATTCGACGTGACTTTTGCTATCGGAGCCACTGTGTTTGAATCGTTTGAGGCGATGCGTATGTCTATAGGAGCCATTGTCGATAAATATGGAGTGGATACCGTACATTACAGCATCGTGGTGTATGGCCCGGGAGTCAACAACTCAGTCATCAGGTATTCATACACCGAGTTCTTACAGTACAATGCAACCACCTTCAAGAAATTGGTTGATAACACCTCCGAGTTGGGCGGATCTGGCGATCTGCCTGTTGACGACGCATTGCGCAAGTGTAAGATAACTTTTGACGACGCTAAAGTTCGGTCGGGCGCTGAAAAGGACGTTGTTATTATGATGGATAAAGACACTAACATCGATGCCATGACTATTCGAAACATTGCTGATTCGATGGTGACATCAGGACTGCGTATAATTCCTGTTGGGATTGGTCCAGGAGTGACGAGGAGACAACTACTGACGATCGCTACCAACTggtatgacgtcatctatGAGGCTGTTCCGAGAAACGCCACCCCAGAAAAACTCCAGGAAAGAACTATGGACAAAGTGTATCGAT TGTACGTACAAGAAATCGACCTTTGCTTTATGCTCAACGCCGCATCAATTCAGGCGGATACGCTCTATACGTACATGTACAACACGATGCGCTCCATCATCCACCAGTATTCCTTCGGAAGGCTTCGCTACTCCTTTATCCTCTACGGGTACGTCCCTGCTACTTACTACAGCTTTGACACAATTTTTCCCAACAAAGAGATACTCCTTCGAGCAGTCTCGATGATAAAGAAGGCCACTGGTGGGTCAGGCATGGACCAAGCATTTGAGCATGCGCGGACGATCTACGCTAATGCAAGTCTGGCTCGCTCAGAGTCGTGGAAGATATTGGTGACCATGATGGACAAGAGATCAGGGTTGAGTGAGGCTAAGCTGAAGAGCTTATCGGCCCCTCTACAGGATCTGGGAGTGCTAATTATTCCTGTTGCTCTCGGGAGATATATCGACGCATTGGAGTGTTATTATATCTCCGCTTTTAGAGACAACGTCATGCTTCCAGTGATTAATCAGAGCTTCGTAGCCACTGGAGAGATGATTATGAATCGTGTGGTGCACT TTCCACAGATTGACATCGTTTTCGTACTCAGTGCAAGCTCCATGAGATCCTCAACAACCTTTTCCCTCATGCAGAACTGCATCCTGAAGATCGGAAGCAAATTTGGTGTCTACACCTTCCATTATTCAGTCATTCTCTATGGCTCTAGTAGTGTCAAGACATTTGACTTCAATACCGCTTTCCCTTATCGCGAAGCGCTTATCGAAGAATCCAATAACCTTGTTAAAGAGAATGGTTCATCGGCCATCACGGAGGCTCTCTCCTTTGCCAGAACAGTTTTGAACGATGCAAGTGCTCGGCCGAACGTCAGACGGGGAGTTACCGTGATCTTCGACAAAGCCACGGGTAAGACGGTTCAGCAGCTCCAGTCTGCGGCAAGACCCTTGCACGATGAGGGTGTCATAGTGGTCGCGTCCGGCGTGGGCCCCGAAGTCACTAAAGAAGAGGCTCGTGCGATGACATCCAGAAGAAACGACGCGACTCATGTGAATGACACTTATCAGCCTGGACCTCTTGGGGACCACATTGTACGACGTATATTAAAAG ATGGCACCGAGGAAATGGACATAGTGTTTGCTATGACACTCTCATCAACAAGTCCTCACACTATGCTCATGAAGACCATCATACAGATGCTTATCCGTCGGTACGGAATTTACAGAATCCACTATGGTGCCATCGTGTTTGGTCAAACAGCTTCAACCGCATTCGACTTCGACAGCGCCTACTCGGATGACAAGTCATTCCTTGACGCTGTGAATGGTCTCGCTAAAGTCGATGACAGCGCAGCAAACGTCACACTAGCCATGGAAGAAGCATATAAGATTTTCACAACCTCGACTACCCGAAAGGAGTCTAGAAAAGTCCTGGTGataatgattgacaggttgaCCGTGGATGACCAGGAAAAACTAAAATTAGCCAGGAAGCGTCTCGGAGATTTGGGTGTCACTATCATTACTGTTGCGCTGGGAAGCACGGTTGACTCCAGTAAGATATATGACTATTGTCCGTACAGAGGAAATACTATCTACTCTAAAGATGGTGGTATTTCATGGGACTTGGCCGAGAAGATCATTGAAAAGATCACAAGAA TTCCTGAGCTTGATTTGACGTTCACGCTTTCTGCAGACAGCGCGACTCCGGAACAGATCTATGTTCTTATGAAGGAAATCATAAAATCGTTTACTACTAAATTTGGAACATCTAAATTTCGAGTCGGTGTCGTCAACGCCGGATCATCTCCGACCAGGGTATTTGACTTTTCAGACTCACTCCCTGACAAGGAATCCTTTAAAAATGAAATCGAAAAGATTTCCAGGATTCCAGGTTCTCCAGACATTCCAAAAGCATTAGAAGAAGTTTACAAAGTTTTCAATGAGTCTTCTTCAAGACCAACAGCAAAGAAGTACAATGTCATTATTGTAGATCGCCCATTGAATGTCGCCGAACCTGATATACGGACTGCGCTGAAGCCTTTTGATGAAAAGAATATCATAACAATTGCTGTTGGTATTCAAAAAGCAAATAAGACGGAACTTGTAGCGTACACCGAGTCGAAGCGCGCAGTCATTCAGGCAAACGCAACAGACAGCCCAATGGACACTATGGACGAAGTCATGAAGGTTATTCTGAATG ATGATCTCAAGCCATCCTATGTGACATTTGCTGTGTCTGCTGCTGGAATCAATGCCACCAAGACCTTGAATTTCATCAAAGACGTCAtcaagaaaacaattagccGTCACGGCGGCACCGACAATATGAACATCAATGTCATCGTGTTCGGAGACAAAGCCTCAGAGGTAATAAGCTTTGACTCCGACTTAAGCGAAGAGGAACTGTTGAAAGCCGTAGATTCTATACCTCTACCAACTGGAGAACCCTCGATTAAAGCAGCCCTCGATGAAGTTCGCAAACGATTCAACGAATCCGGTGCGCCTGCTGATGCTAAAAAGCTGTGTGTTTTAATGTGGGACAATACTACGTCTGATTCTGAAGCGGACCTAAAGCTTGTATCAGACGGTCTTAGGGAGGACAATATAACACTGCTGTCTATGCCTCTCTCTCCTGAAGCGGCCCTTGACACTCCCAAGTTCACGGAGCCGTTGCTTACCAAGCCACCGTCTGATGTCCCGATGGCGGTTGAGATCATTCTGCATGATGGGGGGATATCATTACTTGCTA GTCCTTGTGAACCGAACCCGTGTCAACATGGCGGTGTGTGCACCGAGTCTGGCTGCATGTGCCCATCAAGTTACTACGGGACGTACTGTGAGAACAGGAAAGGAGATGAAA TTGGTTGTGGTTCCCTGTTGGATGGATATCTGTTGAGCATCTCCAACTCCGCCTTCTCGGCATCCTCTGGCACACCAACCAACCCTGTGTTATCGGGCTCTGCGTGGACTCCAACTGTCGCCGACAAAAATCAGTACTTGACCATAGATCtcg GTGTCGAAGTCAAACTCTCCGGCATAGCATTTGGCGGGAAACCCGGAATAAATGAAAGCCAGCCATTGGTCAGGGTCTCTTACAGTACAGATGGAAGTAATTACGCCTTCGTCAAAGACGATGGCAAATCATTTCCAAAGGTACGGTCTTACATTATCTAG